A genomic stretch from Myxococcales bacterium includes:
- a CDS encoding FAD-dependent oxidoreductase: MLNSTSSPRSYETIVIGGGVTGCGLARDLAQRGIGVLLLEQQDLAHGATGRCHGLLHSGVRYAVNDPVAARECIEENRIVQRIAPHCTEPTGGLSIELPGDDPAYYDDLRRGCEAAGIECAPLAVADALALEPFLNPRLTRVLGVPDASVDPFFLSQENARAAQRDGAVVRTHCRVTGFLENGRRIVGVRYADDAGEHEARAAVTVLAAGGWTMALAALAGVEVRLTLSKGSLIITNRRFCDRVINRCRKPADGDLLIPNGPTSIIGTTSIGVPSADGLRIEERELALMFREGEDMVPGFTDARALRVYAGVRPLYQETSAGGDGRAISRGFFVLDHAKRDDRPGLVSIVGGKLTTYRLMAEKTADRVAAILGVDRECRTATTPLRPGATDFYRRYERLARVEGLPPGEMICECEMVQRSTIEAILPELAGRPDLADIQHRTRLGMGPCQGGMCAFRGLAVLQEAGLVAPGQAVPVLKRFLEQRFAGIAPILWGDQLREEALNYALYATLMGLDREVSS, encoded by the coding sequence ATGCTGAACTCGACTTCTTCTCCCCGTTCCTACGAGACGATCGTGATCGGCGGCGGCGTCACCGGCTGCGGCCTGGCGCGCGATTTGGCGCAGCGCGGCATCGGCGTTTTGCTGCTCGAACAACAGGATCTGGCCCACGGCGCGACGGGCCGCTGTCACGGCCTGCTGCACAGCGGCGTCCGCTACGCCGTCAACGACCCGGTCGCGGCCCGCGAGTGCATCGAGGAAAACCGCATCGTCCAGCGCATCGCGCCCCATTGCACCGAACCGACCGGCGGGTTGTCGATCGAATTACCGGGCGACGACCCGGCCTATTACGACGACCTGCGGCGCGGCTGCGAGGCGGCCGGCATCGAATGCGCGCCGCTGGCGGTCGCCGATGCCCTGGCGCTCGAACCTTTTCTGAATCCGCGCCTGACCCGCGTGCTCGGCGTCCCCGACGCCAGCGTCGACCCGTTCTTCCTCTCGCAGGAAAACGCGCGGGCGGCCCAGCGCGACGGCGCGGTGGTGCGGACCCACTGCCGGGTGACCGGCTTTCTGGAAAACGGCCGCCGGATCGTCGGCGTGCGCTACGCCGACGACGCGGGCGAGCACGAGGCGCGGGCGGCGGTGACGGTGCTGGCGGCGGGCGGCTGGACCATGGCGCTGGCGGCCCTGGCGGGTGTCGAGGTGCGCCTGACGCTGTCCAAGGGCAGCCTGATCATCACCAACCGCCGGTTCTGCGACCGCGTCATCAACCGCTGCCGCAAGCCGGCCGACGGCGATCTGCTGATTCCCAACGGCCCGACGAGCATCATCGGCACCACGAGCATCGGCGTGCCGTCGGCGGACGGGTTACGCATCGAGGAGCGCGAGCTCGCCCTGATGTTCCGTGAAGGCGAGGACATGGTGCCCGGCTTTACCGACGCCCGGGCGCTGCGCGTCTATGCGGGCGTCCGGCCGCTCTATCAGGAAACCAGCGCCGGCGGCGACGGCCGCGCCATCAGCCGGGGCTTCTTCGTGCTCGACCACGCCAAACGCGACGACCGGCCCGGCCTGGTGAGCATCGTCGGCGGCAAACTGACGACCTATCGCCTGATGGCCGAAAAGACCGCCGACCGCGTCGCAGCGATCCTGGGCGTCGACCGCGAATGCCGCACGGCGACCACGCCGCTGCGCCCCGGCGCGACGGATTTTTACCGCCGTTACGAGCGGCTGGCGCGCGTCGAGGGCCTGCCGCCGGGCGAGATGATCTGCGAATGCGAGATGGTCCAGCGTTCGACGATCGAAGCGATCCTGCCGGAACTGGCCGGCCGGCCCGATCTGGCCGACATCCAGCATCGCACCCGGTTGGGCATGGGCCCGTGTCAGGGCGGGATGTGCGCCTTCCGCGGCCTGGCCGTTTTGCAGGAAGCCGGACTGGTGGCTCCCGGTCAGGCGGTTCCGGTGCTCAAGCGTTTTCTCGAGCAGCGCTTCGCGGGGATCGCGCCCATTTTGTGGGGCGACCAATTGCGCGAGGAAGCGCTCAACTACGCCCTCTACGCCACGCTGATGGGTTTGGATCGCGAGGTGTCGTCATGA
- a CDS encoding anaerobic glycerol-3-phosphate dehydrogenase subunit C produces the protein MSRQPLIEPLRPDGLYEPCIKCTICVAACPVVQVTDAFPGPKQAGPDAQRFRGRGEPVEGSWINLCTGCYRCQVACPADVPIAEINQYAKQRYAAARGRDLTTTLMTHSYLFLPLGVAFRPLANWALRLRIVRWFMEKLLGIDRRAPLPSFARRRFTRLVRGRKPETGRHRVAYFYGCFTDSNDPDVGLAVLKVLAAAGVAVEIPRQNCCGAALLGAGDLAAAQKLARTNVESLRAALAAGCEAIVVGSPSCALALSHEMSEMLGLDCRDVSAKVVDLFSYLRRLDDAGELSLPLKPLPRRTAYHEACHLTALGGGANAVRVLGKIPEFSVRVLDAGCCGLAGTYGFKQKTGGLAREIGRGVAERVAEWKPELVLSECEGCRMQITALTGVAARHPVEILAEALA, from the coding sequence ATGAGCCGGCAACCGTTGATCGAACCCCTGCGGCCCGACGGCCTCTACGAACCGTGCATCAAGTGCACCATCTGCGTGGCGGCCTGCCCGGTCGTCCAGGTGACCGACGCCTTTCCGGGGCCCAAGCAGGCCGGGCCGGACGCGCAGCGCTTCCGCGGCCGCGGCGAGCCCGTCGAAGGGTCGTGGATCAACCTGTGCACCGGCTGTTACCGCTGTCAGGTGGCCTGCCCGGCCGACGTGCCGATCGCCGAAATCAACCAATACGCCAAGCAGCGCTACGCGGCGGCGCGGGGCCGCGACCTGACCACGACCTTGATGACCCATTCCTACCTGTTCCTGCCGCTGGGCGTGGCCTTTCGGCCGCTCGCCAATTGGGCGCTGCGCTTGCGGATCGTCCGCTGGTTCATGGAAAAGCTGCTGGGCATCGATCGCCGCGCGCCGCTGCCGTCGTTCGCCCGCCGGCGGTTCACCCGCCTGGTGCGCGGGCGTAAGCCGGAAACCGGGCGGCATCGGGTGGCCTACTTTTACGGCTGTTTCACCGACAGCAACGATCCCGACGTCGGACTGGCGGTGCTCAAGGTGCTGGCCGCCGCCGGCGTCGCCGTCGAAATCCCGCGGCAGAACTGCTGCGGCGCGGCGCTGCTGGGCGCGGGCGATCTGGCCGCCGCGCAAAAGCTGGCCCGGACCAACGTCGAGTCGTTGCGGGCGGCGCTCGCCGCCGGTTGCGAGGCGATCGTGGTGGGCTCGCCGAGCTGCGCCCTGGCCCTGTCGCACGAAATGAGCGAGATGCTGGGGCTGGATTGCCGCGACGTGTCGGCGAAGGTGGTCGATCTGTTCTCGTACCTGCGGCGGCTGGACGACGCCGGCGAGTTGTCGCTGCCGCTCAAGCCGCTGCCGCGCCGGACCGCCTATCACGAGGCCTGCCACCTGACCGCCCTGGGCGGCGGCGCCAACGCCGTGCGGGTGCTGGGCAAGATTCCCGAGTTTTCGGTGCGGGTGCTGGACGCCGGCTGTTGCGGCCTGGCGGGAACGTACGGTTTCAAGCAGAAGACCGGCGGTCTGGCCCGCGAAATCGGCCGCGGCGTGGCCGAGCGGGTCGCCGAGTGGAAGCCCGAACTCGTGCTTTCCGAATGCGAGGGCTGCCGGATGCAAATCACCGCCCTGACCGGCGTCGCGGCCCGCCATCCGGTGGAAATCCTGGCCGAGGCGCTGGCCTGA
- the glpB gene encoding anaerobic glycerol-3-phosphate dehydrogenase subunit B — protein sequence MSRRVAVIGGGLAGLTAALAAARAGANVTLIVGGQGVHHLFSGCLDVLAYPAGAAEPVENPLAAVAKLAAENPRHPYALVGVDRLRRALAFFRQELAAAGVELLGDGETQRRVVTAFGTLRPTALVPATMAAAPKRIAAVCNLSGFGNFSAALTAGELGRRLGRAVAALDFAGPAARRDAIGLSHALARPDYAVALGDFLRERAPGQTVLIPAVLGPENTLAVKRGIEERFGGELCEAPGQPPSLPGLRLFTALRRRVLDAGVRVAQAARVVGPVVENGRLTGLRVKTGPFEQIETADAFVLATGHLVSGGLVGDREGLREPVFALPVVGASGRPYFDAAFLSPGGHPALATGVATDERLRPLSGERPLFDNLFAGGDILAGFDPYRERSGGGVAVATGDLAGRYAAGDVS from the coding sequence ATGAGCCGGCGCGTGGCGGTCATCGGCGGCGGCCTGGCCGGATTGACGGCGGCGTTGGCGGCGGCGCGGGCCGGCGCGAACGTGACGCTGATCGTCGGCGGCCAGGGGGTGCATCACCTGTTCAGCGGCTGCCTGGACGTGCTGGCGTATCCGGCCGGCGCGGCGGAACCGGTCGAAAACCCGTTGGCGGCGGTGGCGAAACTGGCGGCCGAAAATCCGCGGCACCCGTACGCGCTGGTCGGTGTGGATCGCCTCCGGCGCGCGCTGGCGTTCTTCCGGCAGGAACTGGCCGCGGCGGGCGTGGAACTGCTCGGGGACGGCGAGACGCAGCGCCGGGTCGTCACCGCGTTCGGCACGCTGCGGCCGACGGCGCTGGTTCCGGCGACGATGGCGGCCGCGCCGAAGCGCATCGCGGCGGTGTGCAATCTGAGCGGCTTCGGCAATTTTTCGGCGGCGCTGACGGCGGGCGAGCTCGGGCGGCGCCTGGGCCGCGCGGTGGCGGCGCTCGATTTCGCGGGCCCGGCGGCTCGGCGCGACGCGATCGGCCTGAGCCACGCCCTGGCGCGGCCGGACTACGCGGTGGCGCTGGGCGACTTTTTGCGCGAGCGGGCGCCCGGCCAAACCGTGTTGATTCCCGCGGTGCTCGGGCCGGAAAACACGCTGGCCGTCAAGCGCGGTATCGAGGAACGGTTCGGCGGCGAATTGTGCGAAGCGCCCGGCCAGCCGCCCAGCCTGCCCGGCCTGCGGCTGTTTACCGCCCTGCGCCGGCGGGTGCTGGACGCCGGGGTGCGGGTCGCGCAGGCGGCGCGGGTCGTCGGCCCGGTTGTCGAAAATGGCCGCCTGACGGGCCTGCGAGTCAAAACCGGCCCGTTCGAGCAGATCGAAACGGCCGACGCCTTCGTCCTGGCGACCGGCCACCTGGTGTCCGGCGGGTTGGTCGGCGATCGCGAAGGTTTGCGCGAGCCGGTATTCGCCCTGCCGGTGGTCGGCGCGAGCGGCCGGCCTTACTTCGACGCCGCGTTCCTCTCGCCGGGCGGCCATCCGGCACTGGCGACCGGCGTAGCCACGGACGAACGGCTGCGGCCCCTATCCGGCGAGCGGCCCCTTTTCGACAACCTGTTTGCCGGCGGCGACATTCTGGCGGGCTTCGATCCCTACCGCGAGCGGTCCGGCGGCGGCGTGGCGGTGGCGACCGGCGACCTGGCCGGCCGTTACGCGGCGGGAGATGTGTCATGA